A region from the Methylocella sp. genome encodes:
- a CDS encoding tyrosine-type recombinase/integrase has product MTPGISKEFPSSGVHEAAISISFALQSNSTDKALHHLPHLLMGQAKEAGYSAPVKAAVRAQMAAAIRILNVAPIRRANLRQIRIGENLIRSGGPKAPYRLVFPGYDVKNRVTLDFPLDAELTTLIDDYLFNYRPALVDPPGGSWLFPGERDDHKCLATLSCQITACIEKSIGLRLTVHQFRHLSAAIILKHQPGNYELVRLLLGHRTVQVTIRNYIGLETTHASEVYGDLVRNLRARRAEEEDDA; this is encoded by the coding sequence TTGACCCCGGGGATCTCAAAGGAATTCCCTTCCTCAGGAGTCCACGAGGCGGCAATTTCCATTTCCTTCGCCCTTCAATCAAACTCTACGGACAAGGCGCTGCACCATCTACCGCACCTTCTCATGGGTCAGGCCAAAGAGGCCGGCTATTCTGCTCCGGTCAAGGCCGCGGTGCGAGCCCAGATGGCGGCAGCGATCCGGATTCTCAATGTCGCGCCGATTCGCCGCGCCAACCTCCGGCAAATTCGCATCGGCGAAAATCTCATCCGCAGCGGCGGCCCAAAAGCGCCTTACCGGCTCGTTTTCCCCGGCTATGACGTCAAGAACCGCGTGACTCTCGACTTTCCCCTCGACGCCGAACTGACGACGCTGATCGACGACTATCTGTTCAACTATCGCCCTGCTCTGGTCGACCCCCCGGGTGGTTCATGGCTGTTTCCGGGCGAACGGGACGACCACAAATGTCTTGCGACGCTGAGCTGTCAGATCACCGCCTGCATCGAGAAATCGATCGGCCTTCGCCTCACCGTTCATCAGTTCCGCCATTTGTCGGCGGCGATCATCCTAAAACACCAACCGGGTAATTACGAGCTCGTCCGCCTGCTTCTCGGCCACCGTACCGTGCAGGTCACGATCCGCAATTATATCGGTCTGGAAACCACGCACGCCAGCGAGGTCTATGGCGATCTCGTCCGCAATCTGCGCGCTCGGCGCGCGGAGGAGGAAGACGATGCATAA
- the hypA gene encoding hydrogenase maturation nickel metallochaperone HypA, producing MHELAFAQSLVDIVEEEGRAQGFSRVRKVRVKVGALGHVEPDSLRFCFSVVSQGALAEGARLELDIVPGEAWCPRCDRNVSIAARYDFCPECGQGQLEMTAGDELRLSELEVE from the coding sequence ATGCATGAGTTGGCTTTCGCTCAGAGCTTGGTGGACATTGTCGAGGAAGAGGGCCGCGCGCAGGGTTTCTCCCGTGTGCGAAAAGTTCGCGTGAAAGTTGGCGCGTTGGGCCATGTCGAGCCGGACTCCCTGCGCTTTTGTTTCAGTGTGGTGAGTCAGGGCGCACTCGCCGAGGGCGCTCGCCTCGAGCTGGATATCGTGCCGGGCGAAGCCTGGTGCCCGCGATGCGATCGCAATGTTTCGATCGCCGCGCGCTACGATTTCTGCCCCGAATGTGGGCAAGGGCAGCTGGAGATGACCGCGGGCGATGAGCTTAGGCTGTCGGAACTGGAGGTCGAGTAA
- the hypB gene encoding hydrogenase nickel incorporation protein HypB: MCTVCGCGTAIIEKNHASDERHKHHHSDGPHDLGHRIRDRIDFGAGPAGLHLTGASQERIIHLERDLLSKNDGFAHVNRNRLKAASVFALNLVSSPGSGKTSLLVHTIADLYDRFPIIVIEGDQQTSNDADRIRATGVSAVQINTGKGCHLDAHMVGHALDRLTLAAGGLLFIENVGNLVCPAAFDLGEAHKIVVLSVTEGEDKPLKYPDMFAQSDLMLLNKTDLLPHLDFDMTACLEYARRVNPRIEILPVSARTGEGLDAFYRWIEEHAHASHAATP; the protein is encoded by the coding sequence ATGTGCACAGTCTGTGGTTGCGGAACGGCGATAATCGAAAAGAATCACGCGTCCGACGAGCGTCACAAGCATCATCACTCAGATGGGCCGCATGATCTCGGTCACCGGATTCGCGACAGGATCGACTTCGGCGCCGGTCCAGCGGGACTCCATCTGACTGGGGCGAGCCAAGAGCGGATCATCCATCTCGAAAGAGATCTCCTTTCCAAGAACGACGGTTTCGCACACGTCAACAGAAATCGGTTGAAGGCTGCATCTGTCTTCGCCCTGAACCTCGTTTCCAGTCCCGGCTCCGGCAAGACATCGCTGTTGGTGCATACGATCGCAGATCTGTATGATCGCTTTCCCATCATCGTGATCGAAGGGGATCAACAGACATCCAACGACGCGGATCGAATTCGAGCGACGGGGGTGTCCGCTGTCCAAATCAACACGGGCAAGGGTTGCCATCTCGACGCCCACATGGTCGGTCACGCCCTTGATCGGCTTACGCTCGCGGCGGGTGGCCTGCTCTTCATCGAAAACGTCGGAAATCTCGTTTGCCCCGCGGCTTTCGATCTCGGCGAGGCCCACAAGATCGTCGTTTTGTCCGTGACGGAAGGTGAAGACAAACCTCTGAAATATCCCGACATGTTTGCTCAAAGTGACCTGATGCTTCTGAACAAGACAGATTTGCTTCCGCATCTAGATTTCGACATGACCGCTTGTCTCGAATACGCGCGGCGCGTCAATCCACGCATCGAAATCCTCCCGGTGTCGGCCCGAACCGGCGAAGGCCTGGACGCCTTCTACCGCTGGATCGAAGAGCATGCCCACGCCAGCCACGCAGCGACGCCATGA
- the hypF gene encoding carbamoyltransferase HypF has product METRTDSGLAATACVKPTRLRVQVSGAVQGVGFRPFVHRLATRYKLAGFVLNDCDGVLLEVEGRDVDDFVEALAHEQPPLARVDGLKVTAVPFQGSRDFEIRESHTGAPRTRMVPDAATCDACIKDLFDPTSRFYLYPFVTCTHCGPRFTITRRLPYDRPQTTMSAFAPCGACAQDYRDPSNRRFHAEAIACGVCGPRLSHPIDGIADALKDGRIVAVKGIGGFHLMCDAHNETAVAELRRRKRRESKPFAVMADGASVDLIAAPTVAERTLLHLSARPVVVMRRGPVLLAPSVAPGLDRIGVMLAHAPVHHLLLRALGGDQTALVATSANFGGEPLVIDDGEACHRLAGIADLIVTHDRGIAVRADDSVMACIDHAPVYLRRARGFVPEPIELREDGPSTLGVGGLLKATVTVTRGREAFVSQHIGDLDTAATIRLYEETTRRLLENLGVALEAIGCDLHPDLPSTRFSAHLADAAGVPVFAVQHHAAHLDAVVAEQQLRGPMIGVALDGHGQGDDGGAWGGELMRLDGSKWRRLGHLAPLDLPGGDRAALEPWRMGVAALIALGRAGEAAGRFPEIELADTLARAWSRPGGGTTTTSMGRLFDAASALLGLRTHQSYEGQAAMELEALVRVPRCLFGGYRIDAGVLDFRPLLAALPDLNGDPCLGAELFHGTLVEGLTAWVVEAASPDGLTQVAFGGGCFMNRVLTEGLAAALRARGMTPWLPRAVPANDGGLSLGQAYAARRSASLPHSQTASNRMPMDPGRSRPGSEAHPDTPTSNDMHGAFDHG; this is encoded by the coding sequence ATGGAAACACGGACAGACTCCGGACTGGCGGCCACGGCCTGCGTGAAGCCGACGCGCCTGAGAGTTCAAGTGAGTGGCGCGGTTCAGGGGGTCGGCTTTCGGCCTTTCGTTCATAGGCTGGCGACGCGATACAAGCTCGCCGGCTTCGTTCTGAACGATTGCGACGGCGTTCTTCTGGAAGTGGAGGGACGCGACGTCGACGACTTTGTCGAGGCTTTGGCGCACGAGCAGCCGCCGCTCGCGCGTGTCGATGGGCTTAAGGTCACCGCAGTACCGTTCCAAGGCAGCCGCGACTTCGAGATACGCGAAAGCCATACAGGTGCGCCGCGAACACGGATGGTCCCGGATGCCGCGACCTGCGATGCCTGCATCAAGGATCTTTTCGACCCGACTAGCCGCTTCTACCTCTATCCTTTTGTCACCTGCACTCATTGCGGGCCGCGCTTTACGATCACCCGGCGTCTGCCTTACGACCGCCCGCAAACCACGATGTCGGCATTTGCGCCTTGCGGGGCGTGCGCCCAGGACTATCGGGACCCGTCAAACCGCCGCTTCCATGCCGAAGCCATCGCCTGCGGCGTCTGTGGGCCGCGGCTCAGCCATCCCATCGATGGTATCGCCGACGCTCTGAAGGACGGGCGCATCGTCGCGGTGAAAGGCATCGGCGGATTCCATCTGATGTGTGATGCGCACAACGAAACCGCGGTGGCCGAGCTGCGTCGGCGTAAGAGGCGCGAGAGCAAGCCCTTCGCGGTCATGGCCGACGGGGCGTCGGTCGATCTGATCGCCGCGCCGACCGTAGCCGAGCGCACGCTTCTCCATCTCAGCGCGAGACCGGTCGTGGTGATGCGGCGTGGCCCGGTGCTGCTGGCGCCGTCCGTCGCGCCGGGCCTCGACAGGATTGGCGTGATGCTCGCCCACGCTCCTGTGCACCATTTGCTGTTACGCGCGCTGGGAGGTGACCAAACCGCGCTGGTCGCAACCAGCGCCAACTTCGGCGGCGAACCGCTGGTGATCGACGATGGCGAGGCTTGCCATCGGCTTGCCGGCATCGCCGATCTCATCGTCACTCACGACCGAGGGATCGCGGTGCGAGCCGACGATTCCGTCATGGCGTGCATCGACCACGCCCCCGTCTACCTCCGGCGCGCGCGGGGTTTCGTCCCCGAGCCGATAGAGCTAAGAGAGGATGGACCGTCCACCCTCGGCGTGGGCGGCCTGCTGAAGGCCACCGTGACGGTCACACGCGGACGCGAAGCCTTCGTGTCGCAGCATATCGGTGACCTCGATACCGCCGCGACCATTCGCCTCTACGAGGAGACGACGCGGCGTCTCCTCGAAAACCTCGGCGTCGCGCTCGAGGCAATTGGTTGCGACCTCCATCCGGATTTGCCTTCGACGCGCTTCTCGGCGCATCTGGCGGACGCCGCGGGCGTCCCCGTGTTCGCCGTTCAGCACCATGCCGCCCACCTCGACGCTGTCGTCGCCGAGCAGCAGCTTCGCGGACCGATGATTGGGGTGGCGCTGGATGGTCATGGGCAGGGCGACGATGGCGGCGCTTGGGGCGGCGAGCTCATGCGTCTTGATGGCTCGAAGTGGCGGCGGCTTGGCCACCTCGCGCCGCTTGACTTACCAGGCGGCGACCGCGCGGCTCTTGAACCCTGGCGCATGGGCGTCGCGGCGCTCATTGCGCTCGGCCGAGCCGGCGAAGCGGCAGGACGCTTTCCCGAAATCGAGCTAGCCGATACGCTCGCCCGCGCGTGGTCCCGGCCGGGCGGAGGGACAACGACCACCAGCATGGGCCGCCTTTTCGATGCGGCCTCCGCACTTTTGGGATTGCGCACCCACCAGAGCTACGAGGGCCAAGCGGCCATGGAGCTCGAGGCGTTGGTCCGCGTCCCCCGCTGCCTCTTCGGCGGATATCGCATTGACGCGGGCGTTCTGGATTTCCGACCATTGCTCGCGGCGCTGCCGGACCTGAATGGCGATCCTTGCCTAGGCGCAGAGCTATTCCACGGCACCCTCGTGGAGGGCCTGACCGCGTGGGTGGTCGAGGCGGCATCGCCTGATGGGCTGACGCAAGTGGCGTTCGGCGGAGGTTGTTTCATGAACCGCGTCCTGACGGAAGGGCTTGCCGCGGCGCTTCGGGCGCGCGGAATGACGCCATGGCTGCCGCGCGCGGTGCCCGCCAATGACGGCGGCCTTTCGCTCGGACAGGCCTATGCGGCGCGCCGAAGCGCCTCGCTTCCTCACAGCCAAACCGCCTCGAATCGAATGCCGATGGATCCCGGTCGATCACGACCAGGATCCGAAGCCCACCCAGATACGCCGACATCCAACGATATGCATGGAGCGTTCGATCATGGCTGA
- the fdhF gene encoding formate dehydrogenase subunit alpha, whose amino-acid sequence MADVMTICPYCGTGCSMSLSVTDNKIIDINGDPTHPVSEGELCLKGMYGFKHVADPGRLTTPLMRRGDSFVAVDWDTALDAIADQLGVIKKESGPDAFAVFSSARATNEENYVAQKFARAVLGTNSVDHCARLCHAPTTVGLTMTLGDGAMTNSIPELGDVSDLIFIIGSNTAECHPLIAKHVLKAKARGAKLIVADPRMTDMANKADLWLRIPLGHDIPLINAMLHVIIKEGLQNTDFIRDHSNGFDDLARAVEDYSPERVSQMTGVPATDIAAAGRAFATAKAAATLYAMGVTQFSCGTGNVVSIANLAVVTGQIGRPGAGVCPLRGQSNVQGACDLGALPNVYPGGRPITSEPDRLRFEEAWGVALSPKVGVKITEIPAAILAGKVRAIIVDGENPMMSDPNTQHFAHALEKLDLLVVIDLFMTETARRAHIVLPAGGWGEKDGTFTNTERRVQRVRPAVLAPGEAKADWWIFKALAERMGYQGMAYDRPKDIWDEVRRMAPTAYAGMTYERLETTHGLCSPCPAEDHPGTPVLHAGGLFHTPSGKAALKPVLFHPISVPEEERKAFDAPIIGHIAERPDNEYPFMLTTGRRVYHYHTGTMTRRAPLLEQIGPEELIEINPADANALFVRDRQYIKINTRRGSVIAKAWVTERVPPGVVFSTFHFWEASSNEETNADNLDPLSGIPEYKVSAAQVTKSSAADAQASVAAKREYYRQDVETAAIVEMRAHAAASA is encoded by the coding sequence ATGGCTGACGTGATGACTATCTGCCCGTATTGCGGAACCGGCTGCAGCATGAGTCTGTCTGTGACGGACAATAAGATAATTGATATCAACGGCGATCCCACCCACCCGGTCAGCGAGGGAGAGCTCTGCCTCAAGGGCATGTACGGCTTCAAGCACGTCGCGGACCCGGGGCGTCTCACGACGCCGCTGATGCGGCGCGGCGACAGCTTCGTCGCGGTCGACTGGGACACAGCGCTCGACGCCATCGCCGATCAGCTCGGCGTGATCAAAAAGGAGAGCGGACCGGACGCCTTCGCCGTATTCTCCTCGGCCCGGGCCACCAATGAGGAGAACTACGTCGCACAGAAGTTCGCACGCGCGGTGCTTGGCACTAACAGCGTCGATCACTGCGCGCGGCTCTGCCATGCGCCCACAACCGTCGGGCTTACGATGACGCTGGGCGACGGCGCCATGACCAACTCGATCCCGGAACTCGGCGATGTCTCCGATCTGATCTTCATCATCGGCTCCAACACCGCCGAATGTCACCCGCTGATCGCCAAACACGTACTGAAGGCCAAGGCCCGCGGCGCCAAGCTGATCGTGGCCGATCCGCGCATGACAGACATGGCCAACAAGGCCGACCTGTGGTTGCGCATTCCGCTGGGCCACGACATCCCTCTGATCAACGCAATGCTTCACGTCATCATCAAAGAAGGTCTGCAGAACACCGATTTCATCCGCGATCACTCTAACGGATTTGATGATCTCGCCCGGGCGGTGGAGGACTATTCGCCCGAGCGGGTATCGCAGATGACCGGCGTCCCGGCTACCGACATCGCCGCCGCAGGACGTGCGTTCGCCACCGCCAAGGCGGCGGCGACCCTCTACGCAATGGGGGTCACCCAGTTCAGCTGTGGCACCGGAAACGTGGTCAGCATCGCCAATCTCGCGGTGGTGACCGGTCAGATCGGCCGACCGGGGGCGGGCGTCTGTCCCCTGCGCGGGCAGAGCAATGTCCAGGGCGCGTGCGATCTGGGCGCCTTGCCCAACGTCTATCCAGGCGGCAGGCCCATCACCAGCGAGCCCGACCGGCTTCGTTTCGAGGAAGCCTGGGGCGTTGCGCTGTCACCGAAAGTCGGCGTGAAGATCACGGAAATTCCCGCAGCCATCCTTGCCGGCAAGGTCCGCGCCATCATCGTCGACGGCGAAAACCCGATGATGAGCGATCCGAACACTCAGCACTTCGCCCACGCGCTGGAGAAGCTGGACCTACTGGTCGTGATCGATCTGTTTATGACTGAAACCGCGCGGCGCGCCCACATCGTGCTCCCGGCAGGCGGCTGGGGCGAGAAAGACGGCACCTTCACCAATACCGAACGTCGTGTGCAGCGCGTCCGGCCCGCCGTCCTCGCGCCCGGAGAGGCCAAGGCGGATTGGTGGATCTTCAAGGCGCTGGCGGAGCGTATGGGCTATCAGGGCATGGCGTACGACCGCCCCAAGGACATCTGGGACGAGGTGCGGCGCATGGCGCCGACGGCCTATGCCGGCATGACCTATGAGCGTCTCGAGACGACCCACGGCCTGTGCTCGCCTTGCCCAGCGGAGGACCATCCCGGCACGCCGGTGCTGCATGCGGGCGGTCTGTTCCACACGCCCTCCGGAAAAGCCGCCCTCAAGCCGGTCCTTTTTCATCCCATTTCGGTGCCGGAGGAGGAGCGCAAAGCATTCGACGCGCCGATCATCGGCCACATCGCCGAGCGGCCGGACAACGAATATCCGTTCATGCTGACGACCGGGCGGCGAGTCTATCACTATCATACCGGCACCATGACGCGCCGGGCGCCGCTGCTCGAACAGATCGGACCGGAGGAGTTGATTGAAATCAACCCGGCGGACGCCAACGCCCTTTTCGTACGCGACCGCCAGTACATCAAGATCAACACGCGGCGAGGCTCGGTCATCGCCAAGGCCTGGGTCACAGAACGCGTGCCCCCCGGCGTGGTGTTTTCCACCTTCCATTTCTGGGAGGCGTCGAGCAACGAAGAGACCAACGCCGACAACCTTGATCCGTTGTCGGGCATTCCGGAATACAAGGTCTCCGCCGCGCAGGTGACCAAAAGTTCGGCCGCCGACGCTCAGGCGAGCGTGGCGGCGAAGCGGGAGTACTACCGTCAGGACGTCGAAACCGCCGCCATTGTCGAGATGCGCGCGCACGCGGCGGCTTCGGCATGA
- a CDS encoding 4Fe-4S dicluster domain-containing protein encodes MNRFVIADPKLCIGCYTCEVGCVEVHVKVGLVGIPRLTVTHTVAGTMPMQCRHCDDAPCEQVCPVKAITFEDRSIQLNESVCIGCKMCALACPFGVITPYGALPQGETSMTYGGFLQPTPAPVTETPVHALLAWTVGQRTVAVKCDLCHFLPEGPECIRVCPTNALRLVDEETVITSNAERRAASVEAIATGDGLALHHPGL; translated from the coding sequence ATGAACCGCTTCGTCATCGCCGATCCCAAGTTGTGCATCGGGTGTTACACCTGCGAAGTCGGCTGCGTTGAGGTGCACGTCAAGGTCGGCCTCGTGGGTATTCCAAGGCTGACCGTAACGCACACGGTCGCGGGCACCATGCCCATGCAGTGTCGCCATTGCGACGACGCCCCTTGCGAACAGGTCTGCCCGGTCAAGGCGATCACCTTCGAGGATAGGTCCATCCAGCTCAATGAAAGCGTCTGCATCGGATGCAAGATGTGTGCGTTGGCCTGTCCGTTTGGCGTGATCACCCCCTACGGCGCCCTGCCGCAGGGCGAGACGTCGATGACCTATGGCGGTTTCCTGCAGCCGACGCCCGCGCCGGTCACGGAGACCCCGGTCCACGCCCTGCTGGCCTGGACGGTAGGCCAGCGCACGGTTGCCGTGAAATGCGACCTCTGCCATTTCCTGCCGGAGGGGCCCGAGTGCATCCGCGTATGCCCCACCAACGCCCTACGGCTGGTGGACGAGGAGACGGTCATTACCTCAAACGCCGAAAGACGTGCGGCGTCCGTAGAGGCGATTGCGACCGGCGACGGACTCGCCCTGCATCATCCCGGACTCTGA
- the hyfB gene encoding hydrogenase 4 subunit B encodes MTVFALLAISLLLYLAGGVGSLLLGRSDRWAALVAGVSAAAGGVLGGAAALSVLINGSGSTLAMAGPFPFVSFSLRLDPLAALMVLVISIVTIPASIYSISYVKLYGGRGVGVMGFFLNLFIASMVMVAIVDNAFYFLLFWEMMTLASYFLVVFDEDQEAVDAGFLYFFIAHGFSMLAMIAFLLLFMQTGSLEFAAFRLAGPPTWLASVIFLLAFIGFGAKAGMMPLHVWLPRAHPAAPSHASALMSGVMIKFGIYGIIRVGMDFLGAGSAWWGWLVLAFGGVSAVLGVLYALAEHDIKRLLAYHSVENIGIILMGVGVGMIGMANHQPVVASLGLLAALYHLLNHATFKGLLFLGAGSVLYSVSTRDMGEMGGLGRRMPRTAVFFLVGALAISAIPPLNGFVSEWFTYQAFFALGGDAQFASRLLGPIAAVMLAFTGALAVMCFVKVWGLVFGGAARSVPAARAREVPRSMQVGMGGLALACVLLGLCAPLVAPLLSGVVSALIGAAQAPVASGAVVFPGDPNQAMLSTPLLAVMMLGLLAAPLLIAATYRGRRDQTRRISKDDWACGYQHTGQMSVSSAGFTEPLRGMFSWLYWLRASAAPVAHAGNASVEELTFLAKRVEPIWDRVTTSLTVGGSQFLGRHIQRFESGDLQIYCLYIFVALAAVLLAVVR; translated from the coding sequence GTGACCGTGTTCGCCCTCCTTGCCATATCGCTTCTCCTCTACCTGGCCGGGGGCGTGGGATCGCTGTTGCTTGGGCGGTCAGACAGATGGGCAGCCCTTGTCGCAGGCGTCTCAGCGGCAGCGGGCGGCGTTTTAGGCGGGGCCGCTGCCTTGTCGGTGCTGATCAACGGCAGCGGGTCAACTCTGGCGATGGCGGGACCGTTTCCCTTCGTTAGCTTCAGCCTGCGCCTCGATCCCCTGGCGGCCCTGATGGTGCTGGTCATCTCCATCGTGACCATACCGGCCAGCATCTATTCGATATCCTACGTAAAGCTGTACGGGGGCCGGGGCGTCGGCGTGATGGGTTTTTTTCTGAACCTGTTCATCGCCTCCATGGTCATGGTCGCGATTGTCGATAACGCCTTCTACTTCCTGCTATTTTGGGAGATGATGACTTTAGCCTCTTACTTCTTGGTCGTGTTTGACGAGGACCAGGAGGCGGTCGACGCTGGCTTTCTGTATTTCTTCATCGCCCACGGCTTTTCCATGCTGGCGATGATCGCCTTTCTGCTCCTGTTCATGCAGACGGGCAGTCTGGAGTTTGCCGCTTTCAGGCTCGCCGGGCCGCCGACCTGGCTCGCATCCGTCATATTCCTACTCGCCTTCATTGGCTTCGGGGCCAAGGCGGGCATGATGCCGCTGCACGTGTGGCTGCCGAGAGCCCACCCTGCGGCCCCTTCGCACGCTTCGGCCCTGATGTCTGGCGTGATGATCAAGTTCGGCATCTACGGCATCATCCGGGTGGGCATGGACTTCTTAGGCGCCGGATCGGCTTGGTGGGGCTGGCTGGTGCTTGCCTTCGGCGGCGTGTCAGCTGTGCTTGGCGTGCTTTATGCGCTTGCCGAGCACGATATAAAGCGCCTGCTCGCCTACCATAGCGTGGAGAATATCGGCATCATCCTGATGGGCGTCGGGGTGGGTATGATCGGCATGGCCAATCATCAGCCTGTCGTGGCATCGCTGGGTCTGCTTGCCGCGCTCTACCATCTGCTGAACCACGCCACCTTCAAAGGTCTGCTGTTTCTGGGCGCAGGGTCGGTGCTTTACAGCGTATCGACGCGAGACATGGGAGAGATGGGCGGCCTTGGTCGGCGGATGCCGCGGACCGCCGTGTTCTTCCTGGTCGGCGCCCTGGCGATCTCAGCGATTCCGCCGCTGAACGGCTTTGTCAGCGAGTGGTTCACCTATCAAGCCTTCTTTGCCCTCGGCGGCGACGCGCAATTCGCCAGCCGTCTGCTCGGGCCGATCGCCGCGGTGATGCTCGCCTTCACCGGCGCGCTTGCGGTAATGTGTTTCGTCAAGGTCTGGGGGCTGGTATTCGGCGGCGCGGCGCGCAGCGTTCCTGCGGCCCGAGCGCGCGAAGTCCCCCGATCCATGCAGGTTGGTATGGGCGGTCTTGCTTTAGCGTGCGTGCTTTTGGGCCTCTGCGCGCCGCTGGTTGCGCCCCTGCTGAGCGGGGTGGTCTCAGCTCTGATCGGCGCGGCTCAAGCGCCCGTGGCCAGCGGGGCGGTCGTATTTCCGGGCGATCCAAATCAGGCGATGCTTTCTACCCCGCTTCTCGCCGTGATGATGTTGGGCCTGCTGGCCGCGCCGCTTCTGATTGCGGCGACCTATCGCGGCCGTCGCGATCAGACGCGTCGCATTTCCAAGGATGACTGGGCCTGCGGTTATCAGCACACGGGGCAGATGAGCGTCTCATCGGCCGGGTTCACCGAACCTCTGCGCGGCATGTTCAGCTGGCTCTATTGGCTTCGCGCCAGCGCCGCTCCTGTCGCCCACGCTGGAAACGCCTCTGTGGAGGAATTGACCTTCCTCGCCAAGCGGGTGGAGCCGATCTGGGACCGGGTGACCACAAGTCTGACGGTCGGGGGCAGCCAGTTTTTGGGCCGCCACATTCAGAGGTTCGAGAGCGGTGATCTGCAAATCTACTGCCTCTATATTTTCGTGGCGCTAGCCGCTGTTCTGTTGGCCGTGGTGCGATAG
- a CDS encoding NADH-quinone oxidoreductase subunit H — MFFVGLLQSLLLLAAAPLLSGMSRMLRAKFHSRRGPGVFQDYRDLRKLLARPEIIPPEAGPIFRITPYVLLTSMLLVAAVIPALIERSPMAAAGDLITVIYLFALGRFFFALCGIDSGSIFAGIGASREATLAVLNEPVMMLSLFVVALLAHSTNLGVISATIFAGQTPAYAATAMAMLAFGFSIFVEMGKLPLDLAEAEQELQEGPLTEYSGRSLALMKWGLYLKQAVTVTLFIAVFVPFGASASLSPLSLALAFLVLGIKLVVVFVAISFIENTVARIRFLDSSRLTFVAASAAVLAFAFSLAGV, encoded by the coding sequence TTGTTCTTCGTCGGCCTGCTGCAGTCCCTGCTGCTCCTGGCCGCAGCGCCGCTCCTGTCGGGCATGTCGCGGATGCTGCGCGCCAAATTCCATTCCAGACGGGGGCCGGGGGTTTTTCAGGACTATCGCGACCTGCGCAAGCTTTTGGCGCGGCCGGAGATCATTCCCCCCGAAGCGGGACCGATTTTCCGCATCACTCCGTATGTATTGCTGACCTCCATGCTGCTGGTAGCCGCGGTCATACCGGCCCTGATCGAGCGCTCACCGATGGCGGCGGCCGGTGATCTGATTACGGTCATCTACCTCTTCGCTCTGGGTCGATTTTTCTTCGCGCTCTGCGGGATCGACTCGGGCAGCATATTCGCGGGGATCGGCGCCAGCCGCGAGGCCACATTGGCGGTATTGAACGAACCGGTAATGATGCTGTCGCTATTTGTGGTCGCGCTGTTGGCGCACTCGACAAACCTTGGCGTCATCTCCGCCACGATCTTCGCCGGCCAGACGCCCGCCTACGCCGCGACCGCTATGGCCATGCTGGCCTTCGGCTTTTCGATCTTTGTGGAGATGGGAAAGCTTCCCCTGGATCTGGCCGAGGCCGAGCAGGAACTTCAGGAGGGGCCGCTTACGGAATATTCCGGGCGTTCGCTCGCATTGATGAAATGGGGCCTCTACCTCAAACAGGCTGTTACGGTGACCCTGTTCATCGCAGTCTTCGTCCCGTTCGGCGCATCCGCGTCGCTGTCGCCGCTTTCCCTCGCGCTAGCTTTTCTTGTGCTCGGGATAAAGCTGGTCGTGGTCTTCGTAGCCATCAGCTTTATCGAAAACACGGTGGCGCGCATACGCTTCCTTGATAGTTCGCGGCTAACCTTCGTGGCCGCCAGCGCCGCGGTGCTCGCCTTCGCCTTCTCGCTGGCCGGAGTATGA